In Methylomonas sp. MK1, the following are encoded in one genomic region:
- the nudE gene encoding ADP compounds hydrolase NudE, whose protein sequence is MPNRPKILKQTVIAQTRQFCIEALDLEFSNGERRQYERLARSASHGAVLIVPMLDADTVLLVREYAAGIHRYELGLPKGKLDAGEDMLDAANRELKEEIGYGAAKLQHLHRVSLAPAYLEHTIDIILAEELYPEKLVGDEPEELQVVPWPLNSIDTLLASGECSEARSIAALYMALAHLNGRG, encoded by the coding sequence ATGCCCAACAGACCGAAAATTCTGAAACAAACCGTCATCGCCCAAACCCGGCAATTCTGCATCGAAGCTCTGGACCTGGAGTTTAGCAACGGTGAGCGCCGCCAATACGAGCGTCTGGCCCGCAGCGCCTCGCATGGCGCGGTGCTGATTGTGCCGATGTTGGATGCAGACACGGTGCTGCTGGTTCGGGAATATGCCGCCGGCATCCATCGTTACGAACTGGGCTTACCCAAAGGCAAGCTCGATGCCGGCGAAGACATGCTGGACGCCGCCAATCGCGAGTTGAAAGAAGAAATCGGTTACGGCGCTGCCAAGTTACAGCATTTGCACCGCGTATCGCTGGCGCCGGCCTATTTGGAACACACGATAGATATTATTCTCGCCGAAGAACTGTATCCGGAAAAACTGGTCGGCGACGAGCCGGAAGAGCTGCAAGTGGTGCCTTGGCCGTTGAATAGTATCGATACCTTGTTAGCCAGCGGCGAATGCAGTGAAGCCCGTTCGATTGCCGCGTTGTATATGGCTTTGGCGCATCTGAACGGGCGCGGCTGA
- a CDS encoding methyl-accepting chemotaxis protein: MSTMRVRTRLGLGFSGVLLLLAIIAGISINGMNDLLSNIDNMVNDKFPKTVWANNVISNINVIARSMRNTLIIKDRAAIDKELARIQDARRTIKENLDKLDESISSVEGKAVLKKVLDARTPYVTAQDQFIKLAGEGKQAEATDFLLTQVRKLQTEYIDSVAALIEFQTKLMKQSGVEAKETVNQSVNLITTLALISVVIGGVAGYLITKSLMTQLGGEPSYAAEAVNTMAAGDLSVAIELREGDHSSLLYDLKGMRDQLSNVVQQVLGNADVLSSASKEVSATAQSISQATTEQAASVEETTSSIEQLSASVQQNTENAHVTEQMAGKSASEAKQGGEAVIETVNAMKHIAKKIGLIEDIAYKTNLLSLNAAIEAASAGEHGKGFAVVAAEVRKLAESSRTTAAEINELASNSVSIAEKAGVLIGHVLPDIVKTADLVQEINAASAEQASGIKQISEAMRQLDRVTQQNAAASEEMAATAEELNGQAEQLQNVVGFFKLANS; this comes from the coding sequence ATGAGTACCATGAGAGTGCGGACCCGTTTAGGCCTGGGATTCAGCGGTGTCCTACTGTTATTGGCCATTATTGCCGGCATCAGCATCAACGGCATGAACGACCTGCTGTCCAACATCGACAATATGGTCAACGATAAATTTCCGAAAACGGTCTGGGCCAATAATGTCATCAGCAACATCAACGTTATCGCCCGCTCGATGCGTAATACCCTGATTATCAAAGATCGAGCCGCCATTGATAAGGAATTGGCCCGTATTCAAGACGCGCGCCGCACCATCAAGGAAAACCTGGATAAACTCGACGAGAGTATTAGCAGCGTGGAAGGTAAAGCCGTACTCAAAAAAGTGCTGGATGCCCGTACACCTTACGTGACCGCCCAGGATCAGTTCATCAAATTGGCCGGAGAGGGTAAGCAAGCGGAAGCAACGGATTTCCTGCTGACTCAAGTCAGGAAGTTACAAACCGAGTATATAGATTCAGTAGCCGCGCTAATCGAGTTTCAAACCAAACTAATGAAACAATCCGGAGTAGAAGCCAAGGAAACGGTTAATCAAAGCGTTAACTTGATTACCACATTGGCGCTAATTTCCGTGGTGATTGGCGGCGTTGCCGGCTATCTGATTACTAAAAGCTTAATGACGCAGCTTGGCGGAGAACCCAGCTATGCTGCCGAAGCGGTCAATACCATGGCCGCCGGCGACCTTTCCGTGGCGATAGAACTGCGGGAAGGCGACCACAGCAGTTTGCTGTACGATTTAAAAGGCATGCGCGACCAGCTCAGTAACGTCGTACAGCAAGTTCTGGGTAACGCCGACGTATTAAGCTCCGCGTCCAAGGAAGTTAGCGCTACCGCGCAATCGATCAGCCAAGCCACCACCGAGCAGGCGGCCAGTGTCGAAGAAACCACCAGCTCCATCGAACAACTCAGCGCTTCGGTTCAGCAAAATACCGAAAACGCTCACGTTACCGAACAGATGGCCGGCAAATCCGCCAGCGAGGCCAAACAAGGCGGGGAAGCGGTGATCGAAACGGTCAATGCCATGAAACACATTGCGAAAAAAATCGGGCTAATCGAAGATATTGCCTACAAAACCAATTTATTATCCTTAAACGCGGCAATCGAAGCCGCTTCCGCCGGCGAACACGGTAAAGGCTTTGCCGTGGTGGCGGCGGAAGTCCGTAAACTGGCGGAAAGCAGCCGCACCACGGCGGCGGAAATCAACGAACTGGCTTCCAACAGCGTCTCGATTGCCGAAAAAGCCGGCGTACTCATCGGCCATGTTCTACCGGACATCGTTAAAACGGCGGACCTGGTGCAAGAGATCAATGCAGCGTCTGCCGAACAAGCCAGCGGCATCAAACAAATCAGCGAGGCCATGCGTCAGCTGGACAGAGTTACTCAACAAAACGCGGCCGCCTCGGAAGAAATGGCGGCAACCGCCGAGGAATTGAACGGCCAAGCCGAACAACTGCAAAACGTGGTTGGTTTTTTCAAGTTAGCCAACAGTTAG
- the yrfG gene encoding GMP/IMP nucleotidase → MLDWKQIDTVLLDMDGTLLDLNFDNHFWQEFVPLRFAELHSLTLEDAKQQLAPRFKAMEGRLEWYCLDYWTQELALNIAGMKQELAGLIAVHPHVTEFLDAVRASGKRLLLVTNAHRDSLNLKMEKTCLQAFFDEIVSSHDFGFAKEQQGFWQILQDKHLFAKDRTLLVDDSVAVLTSARTFGIAHLVSISKPDSQRPVKQVAEFVAVEDFRALMPGL, encoded by the coding sequence ATGCTCGACTGGAAACAAATCGATACCGTGCTGTTGGATATGGACGGCACTTTGCTGGATTTGAATTTCGATAATCATTTTTGGCAGGAGTTTGTGCCCTTGCGCTTTGCCGAACTGCACAGCCTAACGCTTGAGGACGCCAAACAGCAGTTGGCGCCGCGTTTCAAGGCGATGGAAGGCAGACTGGAATGGTATTGCCTGGATTATTGGACCCAGGAATTGGCTTTGAATATCGCCGGAATGAAGCAGGAGTTGGCTGGCTTGATTGCGGTGCATCCACACGTCACCGAGTTTCTGGATGCTGTGCGAGCCAGCGGCAAACGCTTATTGTTGGTGACAAACGCTCATCGAGACAGTTTGAATCTGAAGATGGAAAAGACGTGTTTACAGGCGTTTTTTGATGAAATTGTTTCGTCGCATGATTTTGGTTTTGCCAAGGAGCAGCAAGGTTTTTGGCAAATCCTGCAAGATAAACATCTGTTTGCAAAGGACAGAACGTTGCTGGTAGACGATAGTGTTGCCGTGCTGACGTCCGCCCGGACGTTCGGCATTGCTCATCTAGTGTCGATCAGCAAGCCGGATAGTCAACGGCCGGTTAAGCAGGTTGCTGAGTTTGTGGCGGTGGAGGATTTTCGGGCGTTGATGCCTGGTTTGTAG
- the rhlB gene encoding ATP-dependent RNA helicase RhlB: protein MKKTHLTETRFSNLELSDSIIKGLKEAGFINCTPIQDKSLPLSLRGKDIAGQAQTGTGKTATFLLATFQHLINDESEKIKNPRALILAPTRELAIQIHKDAVALSKYLNLKFALIYGGTDYQKQLDKIKGNVDIIIGTPGRIIDFYRQGAFTLDNIQVTVMDEADRMFDLGFIKDIRFLLRRMPPAEKRLNMLFSATLSYKVTELAYEHMNNPVLIRIESEEVTSKAINQVAYCPANEQKIPLLLGLLKHHQPQRSIVFVNTKRCAEQLDDYLAANGHKVAMLSGDVPQEKRQRLLNDFQENRVTLLIATDVAARGLHIPDVSHVFNYDLPQDVEDYVHRIGRTARFGASGEAISFICEEYAYSMPDIEDYIGEKVPVQTITPELMVEDVIKPERREPRERVMQRDKRPPRADHKPREHRPPRPATATNQASTPENPPPPQTQQPA from the coding sequence ATGAAGAAAACACATTTAACGGAAACGCGTTTTAGCAATTTGGAGCTGTCCGACTCCATCATCAAAGGTCTGAAAGAAGCAGGATTCATCAACTGCACGCCGATTCAGGATAAATCTTTGCCCTTGTCGTTAAGAGGCAAAGACATTGCCGGCCAAGCCCAAACCGGCACCGGTAAAACCGCCACGTTTCTGCTGGCAACCTTTCAGCATCTGATCAACGACGAAAGCGAAAAAATCAAGAACCCGCGCGCGCTGATTCTCGCACCAACCCGCGAACTGGCTATCCAGATTCACAAAGATGCGGTTGCTCTGAGCAAGTATCTGAACCTGAAGTTTGCGCTGATCTACGGCGGTACCGACTACCAAAAGCAGTTGGATAAAATCAAAGGCAATGTCGACATCATTATCGGCACGCCGGGCCGCATCATCGATTTTTACCGGCAAGGCGCGTTCACGCTGGATAACATCCAGGTCACCGTGATGGACGAAGCCGACCGCATGTTCGATTTGGGCTTTATCAAGGACATCCGCTTCCTGCTGCGCCGCATGCCGCCGGCAGAAAAGCGTTTGAATATGCTGTTTTCCGCTACGTTGTCTTATAAAGTCACCGAACTGGCTTATGAGCACATGAACAACCCGGTGCTGATTCGCATCGAATCCGAGGAAGTGACTTCCAAAGCCATCAATCAAGTGGCTTACTGTCCGGCCAACGAGCAAAAAATCCCGCTGTTGCTGGGCTTGCTGAAACATCACCAACCGCAGCGCAGCATCGTCTTCGTCAACACCAAACGCTGCGCCGAGCAGCTGGACGATTATCTGGCTGCCAACGGCCACAAAGTGGCCATGCTCAGCGGGGACGTGCCGCAGGAAAAGCGCCAGCGCTTGCTCAATGATTTTCAGGAAAATCGGGTCACACTCTTGATTGCGACCGACGTAGCCGCGCGCGGTTTACACATCCCCGACGTATCGCATGTGTTCAATTACGACTTGCCGCAGGACGTTGAGGATTACGTGCATCGGATCGGCCGTACCGCCCGTTTTGGTGCCAGCGGCGAGGCGATCAGCTTTATTTGCGAGGAATACGCTTACTCGATGCCGGACATCGAGGATTACATCGGCGAGAAAGTGCCGGTGCAAACCATCACCCCGGAATTGATGGTGGAAGACGTAATCAAACCCGAACGACGTGAGCCGCGCGAACGGGTCATGCAGCGCGACAAACGCCCGCCGCGCGCGGATCACAAACCCAGGGAGCACCGGCCGCCCCGCCCAGCAACTGCTACAAACCAGGCATCAACGCCCGAAAATCCTCCACCGCCACAAACTCAGCAACCTGCTTAA
- the trxA gene encoding thioredoxin TrxA, translating to MSDLVLHVSDADFNETVLKAGTPVLVDYWAEWCGPCKMIAPVLDEIASEYQGKLTVAKLNIDENPKTPQHYGVRGIPTLMLFKGGEVEATKVGALTKSQLAAFIDSNL from the coding sequence GTGAGCGACCTAGTCCTTCATGTATCAGACGCTGATTTTAATGAAACTGTGTTGAAAGCCGGTACGCCGGTATTGGTCGATTATTGGGCAGAATGGTGTGGTCCGTGCAAAATGATCGCCCCGGTTTTGGATGAAATTGCATCCGAGTATCAAGGCAAACTCACTGTTGCCAAGCTGAATATCGACGAAAACCCCAAAACGCCTCAGCACTACGGTGTACGAGGTATTCCGACTTTGATGCTTTTCAAGGGCGGCGAAGTGGAAGCGACTAAAGTTGGCGCCTTAACCAAATCCCAATTGGCTGCGTTTATCGATAGCAACCTCTAA
- the rho gene encoding transcription termination factor Rho — translation MNLTELKLKQVTEIIAIAESLGLENIDRARKQELIFAILKKQAKSGEDIFGDGVLEILADGFGFLRTPGCSYLAGPDDIYVSPSQIRRFGLRTGDTVSGKIRPPKEGERYFAMLKVESINFESPEQSKNKISFSNLTPLFANKRFRLEQGNGTSEDLTARIIDLIAPIGKGQRGLIVSPPKAGKTMIMQSIAHAIAENNPECYLIVLLIDERPEEVTEMERCVRGEVVSSTFDEPATRHVQVADMVIEKARRMVEHKHDVVILLDSITRLARAYNMVVPSSGKLLSGGVDANALEKPKRFFGAARNIEEGGSLTIIATALVETGSRMDEVIFEEFKGTGNMELHLERKIAEKRIYPAININRSGTRREEYLVDPDELQKTWILRKILQPMDELAASEFLLGKLKDFKTNAAFFESMKR, via the coding sequence ATGAATCTTACCGAGTTAAAACTTAAACAAGTCACTGAAATCATTGCAATTGCCGAGTCCTTGGGGCTGGAAAATATCGACAGAGCCCGAAAGCAGGAATTGATTTTTGCGATTTTGAAGAAACAGGCTAAGAGCGGGGAAGATATTTTTGGCGATGGGGTTTTGGAAATACTGGCGGACGGATTCGGTTTTTTAAGAACCCCCGGTTGTTCTTATTTGGCGGGCCCCGACGATATTTATGTATCGCCCAGCCAGATCCGACGTTTCGGTTTGCGCACCGGCGATACGGTCAGCGGTAAAATTCGCCCACCCAAGGAAGGTGAACGTTATTTCGCGATGTTGAAGGTGGAAAGCATCAACTTCGAATCGCCCGAGCAATCCAAAAACAAGATTTCCTTTTCCAACCTGACACCGCTGTTTGCCAACAAACGCTTCCGCCTGGAGCAAGGCAACGGTACCAGCGAAGATTTAACCGCCCGTATCATCGACTTGATTGCCCCTATCGGTAAAGGCCAGCGCGGCCTGATCGTTTCTCCGCCGAAAGCCGGTAAAACCATGATCATGCAAAGCATTGCCCATGCCATTGCCGAGAATAATCCCGAATGCTACCTGATCGTACTGCTGATCGACGAACGCCCGGAAGAGGTGACCGAGATGGAGCGTTGCGTGCGCGGCGAAGTGGTCTCCAGTACCTTCGACGAACCGGCCACCCGCCACGTGCAAGTGGCCGATATGGTCATCGAAAAAGCCCGGCGCATGGTTGAGCACAAGCACGACGTGGTTATACTGTTAGACTCGATTACCCGTCTGGCCCGCGCTTACAACATGGTGGTGCCTTCATCCGGCAAATTGTTGTCCGGCGGTGTGGATGCCAACGCGCTGGAAAAACCCAAACGCTTTTTCGGTGCGGCGCGGAATATAGAAGAAGGCGGCAGTTTGACCATCATCGCCACCGCACTGGTCGAAACCGGCTCGCGGATGGACGAGGTGATCTTCGAAGAATTCAAAGGTACCGGTAACATGGAACTGCATCTGGAGCGGAAAATCGCTGAGAAACGGATCTATCCGGCCATTAACATCAACCGCTCCGGCACCCGCCGTGAAGAATATCTGGTTGATCCTGACGAACTGCAAAAAACCTGGATTTTGCGGAAAATCCTGCAACCGATGGACGAACTGGCGGCATCCGAATTTCTATTGGGTAAACTCAAAGACTTTAAAACCAATGCCGCGTTCTTTGAGTCGATGAAACGATAA
- a CDS encoding ABC transporter ATP-binding protein/permease codes for MQFVRLAGPFWCSENKTTIRTLSAFLVALTVAQIAVSVIITEWSADLFDALEQRSMSRLFTQVGLIVLIFIANMAITATHLVVKRRLQLSWRGWLTDKLIGQWMRDGRHYLVTHLPGQHDNPDGRIAEDVRISTEYAIDLLHTFFYCLLLLTSFTEILWTLSGTVTVNLGLVEIPIQGHLVWLALIYAASASTLGWWIGKPLTMATDNRQTVEANFRFALVKARENAQAIALIHGERHENPHFHRLFGNIVDAWNQQTHAWQRITMFSSGYSILSMAFPILVSAPRFILGTISLGALMQSAQAFQQMVAALSWPVDNMGKVAEWRASVERVLGLSKALEQLEREIAKPDPYRIRLVKSDKSVLAFRDLCISRLDRIICVSTLNEEIKAGERVLIAGNAFSGNKLFKAIAGLWPWGEGVIELPNDERMFFMPPRPYLPTGTLRASICYPSDPSAFDQQVLENTLELAGVKELEEQLDQVADWEKNLEREQKQRLGLVRLLLHKPKWILMQEAFDSLDPEGEVDMVNMIHKRLSDSAVLTITKQPNIQALYKRRITLC; via the coding sequence ATGCAATTCGTCCGATTAGCAGGCCCGTTCTGGTGCTCGGAAAATAAGACGACCATCCGGACCTTATCGGCGTTTTTGGTCGCGTTGACAGTGGCGCAAATTGCAGTGTCGGTGATTATTACCGAATGGAGCGCGGATTTATTCGATGCCTTGGAGCAGCGCTCTATGTCCAGACTGTTTACCCAGGTTGGCCTGATCGTCTTGATTTTTATCGCGAATATGGCGATTACAGCTACCCATCTGGTCGTCAAACGTCGTTTGCAATTGAGTTGGCGGGGTTGGCTAACCGACAAATTGATCGGCCAATGGATGCGCGACGGCCGACACTATCTGGTTACTCATTTGCCGGGGCAGCATGATAATCCTGATGGCCGGATCGCAGAAGATGTGCGCATTTCCACTGAATACGCAATTGATTTGTTACACACTTTTTTTTATTGCTTACTGTTGTTGACCAGTTTTACCGAGATACTGTGGACCTTGTCAGGGACCGTTACGGTAAATTTAGGTTTGGTCGAAATCCCCATTCAAGGCCATCTGGTCTGGTTGGCGCTGATTTACGCCGCTAGCGCATCCACGCTGGGTTGGTGGATCGGTAAACCGCTCACCATGGCTACCGACAACAGACAGACCGTGGAAGCCAATTTCCGCTTCGCGCTGGTCAAAGCCCGCGAGAATGCGCAAGCCATTGCCTTGATCCACGGTGAGCGCCATGAGAATCCGCATTTTCACCGCTTATTCGGGAATATTGTCGACGCCTGGAATCAGCAAACCCATGCTTGGCAACGTATCACCATGTTCAGCTCTGGTTATTCGATACTGTCGATGGCGTTCCCTATTCTGGTGTCGGCACCGCGCTTCATTCTGGGTACTATCAGCCTGGGGGCATTAATGCAATCCGCGCAGGCTTTCCAGCAAATGGTCGCGGCTTTGTCCTGGCCGGTTGACAATATGGGTAAGGTTGCGGAATGGCGCGCCTCAGTCGAGCGGGTATTGGGATTGAGCAAGGCTTTGGAACAATTGGAGCGGGAAATCGCCAAACCCGATCCGTATCGAATTCGTTTGGTTAAAAGTGACAAATCCGTATTGGCATTTCGCGATTTATGCATTTCGCGTTTAGACAGAATTATCTGCGTATCTACCCTTAACGAAGAAATCAAGGCCGGAGAGCGGGTGTTGATTGCCGGTAACGCCTTTTCCGGTAATAAGCTGTTCAAAGCCATAGCAGGCCTTTGGCCGTGGGGCGAAGGCGTGATCGAATTGCCGAATGATGAAAGAATGTTCTTTATGCCGCCGCGTCCGTATCTACCGACCGGCACTTTGCGCGCGTCAATTTGCTACCCATCCGACCCTTCCGCTTTCGATCAGCAGGTTTTGGAAAATACCCTTGAACTGGCCGGTGTGAAAGAGCTGGAAGAGCAGCTCGATCAGGTTGCTGATTGGGAGAAGAATCTTGAGCGTGAACAGAAACAACGTTTGGGCCTAGTGCGGCTGTTGTTGCACAAACCTAAATGGATACTGATGCAGGAAGCCTTCGATTCACTCGACCCCGAAGGTGAAGTGGATATGGTTAATATGATTCATAAAAGGCTCTCGGATTCGGCAGTACTGACCATCACCAAGCAGCCCAACATACAGGCCTTGTACAAACGGCGGATTACCCTCTGTTAA
- a CDS encoding glycoside hydrolase family 5 protein, which yields MTSANKLRGVNLGGWLVLEKWMTPSLFAGLNARDETGWCVELGRDAETRLQQHWQTFITRADFAWLAQVGINAVRIPVGYWLFAADYPYHHSFGAARHPFVGGGAEVLDRAFDWAEEFGLKVVVDLHAAPGCQNGFDNGGIQDVCEWHTQDAYIDYSLETLERLAQRYGKRPALHGIEVLNEPRWDVDTELLQRYTDAAYWRIRRHCPAEQVAVIFHDGFRSFREYAGFLQLPDYGNVIFDIHRYQCFVQDDIDKDIYRHLQKVVCDWKTEADEIIGGLGLPTYVGEWSLGLDAKLAALWADGSFDHAHTQMDDIQFDIACRGYAAAQLAVFEKYLGWFFWSYKTEDMPQWNFRECVERGWLPGKFA from the coding sequence ATGACGTCTGCTAACAAGCTGCGCGGTGTGAATCTGGGCGGTTGGTTGGTTTTAGAAAAATGGATGACCCCCAGTTTGTTTGCCGGGTTGAATGCCAGGGACGAAACCGGTTGGTGCGTCGAATTGGGCCGCGACGCAGAAACGCGTTTGCAGCAGCATTGGCAAACCTTCATCACCCGCGCCGACTTTGCCTGGTTGGCGCAAGTCGGGATCAATGCGGTGCGCATCCCGGTTGGCTACTGGCTGTTCGCGGCCGATTACCCCTATCATCATAGTTTCGGCGCGGCACGGCATCCCTTTGTCGGCGGCGGTGCAGAGGTGCTTGATCGTGCTTTCGATTGGGCCGAAGAATTTGGGTTAAAGGTCGTTGTCGATCTACATGCCGCGCCCGGCTGTCAGAACGGTTTCGATAATGGCGGCATCCAGGATGTCTGCGAGTGGCATACCCAAGACGCCTATATCGACTATTCCCTGGAGACTCTGGAACGATTGGCGCAGCGTTACGGCAAGCGCCCGGCCTTGCATGGGATTGAGGTGTTAAACGAGCCGCGCTGGGATGTGGATACGGAATTGTTGCAACGTTACACCGATGCCGCTTATTGGCGCATTCGCCGCCATTGTCCGGCCGAACAGGTGGCGGTGATATTTCATGATGGTTTCCGGTCGTTTCGCGAATACGCCGGTTTTTTACAGCTGCCCGATTATGGCAACGTGATCTTCGATATACACCGTTATCAATGTTTTGTGCAGGACGATATCGACAAGGATATTTATCGGCATCTGCAAAAAGTTGTTTGCGACTGGAAAACCGAAGCTGACGAGATCATCGGCGGTCTTGGTTTGCCGACCTATGTCGGCGAATGGAGTTTGGGTTTGGATGCAAAACTGGCGGCACTTTGGGCCGACGGGTCTTTCGATCATGCCCATACGCAGATGGACGATATTCAATTCGATATCGCTTGTCGCGGTTACGCGGCCGCCCAGCTGGCCGTGTTCGAAAAGTATCTGGGGTGGTTTTTCTGGAGCTATAAAACCGAGGATATGCCGCAATGGAATTTTCGGGAATGCGTCGAGCGTGGCTGGTTGCCGGGCAAGTTTGCTTGA
- a CDS encoding molybdopterin synthase catalytic subunit: MTIKLSGEIFDPWQELADFQAQAVDMAGKYGATGVFVGTMRDFNQGDEVRGMYLEHYPGMTEKQLQHIVEQTQSQWQLLDVLLIHRIGHVSPNDTLVLVAVWSAHRGDAFDASRFIMENLKSQAPFWKRETLESGQIRWVEKNSNGYLKQP; this comes from the coding sequence ATGACCATCAAACTCAGCGGCGAGATTTTCGATCCCTGGCAAGAACTGGCCGATTTTCAAGCCCAAGCTGTCGACATGGCCGGCAAATACGGCGCTACCGGCGTCTTTGTCGGCACCATGCGCGACTTTAATCAAGGTGACGAGGTACGCGGCATGTACTTGGAACATTATCCGGGCATGACCGAAAAACAATTGCAGCATATTGTCGAACAAACCCAAAGCCAGTGGCAGTTGTTGGATGTGTTGCTGATCCACCGCATCGGCCACGTATCACCCAACGATACGCTGGTGCTGGTGGCGGTGTGGTCCGCGCATCGCGGCGACGCTTTTGACGCCAGCCGCTTCATTATGGAAAACTTGAAAAGTCAGGCGCCGTTTTGGAAACGAGAAACCTTGGAATCCGGGCAAATACGCTGGGTAGAAAAAAACAGTAACGGCTATCTAAAGCAACCTTAG
- a CDS encoding MoaD/ThiS family protein, translated as MSIKVLYFASLKDRLGRSGDELTIEAPLTVLEVWQRLNPNVDMPDTMLAAINMEYVGLDAEVDDGDEVAFFPPVTGG; from the coding sequence ATGTCGATTAAAGTGCTTTACTTTGCAAGCTTGAAGGACCGCTTAGGTCGTAGCGGCGACGAACTCACAATCGAGGCGCCGCTGACGGTACTTGAGGTTTGGCAACGGCTTAATCCGAACGTGGACATGCCCGATACGATGTTGGCGGCGATCAATATGGAGTATGTCGGGCTGGATGCTGAAGTTGACGACGGCGACGAAGTGGCGTTTTTTCCACCGGTGACCGGAGGTTGA
- the moaC gene encoding cyclic pyranopterin monophosphate synthase MoaC, which translates to MSNSTLTHFNAAGEAHMVDVGDKAITQRQAVCEGYIEMQPETLALIVAGTHKKGDVLGIARIAGIMASKKTADLIPLCHPLPISHVELSLQAQTDLSRVYCQTTVKTTGQTGVEMEALTATQIALLTIYDMCKAVDRGMTIQGVRLLEKSGGKSGHWRRDDA; encoded by the coding sequence ATGTCCAATTCGACGCTCACTCATTTTAATGCCGCTGGAGAAGCCCATATGGTGGATGTCGGGGATAAGGCCATCACCCAGCGTCAAGCGGTTTGCGAGGGGTACATCGAGATGCAGCCGGAAACCTTGGCGCTGATTGTGGCCGGCACCCACAAGAAGGGCGACGTGCTGGGCATCGCCCGCATTGCCGGCATTATGGCCAGTAAAAAAACCGCCGATTTGATTCCGCTCTGCCACCCTTTACCGATCAGCCATGTCGAGCTTAGCCTGCAAGCCCAAACCGACTTGAGTCGGGTCTATTGTCAAACCACAGTGAAGACCACCGGCCAAACCGGCGTGGAAATGGAAGCGCTCACCGCGACTCAGATTGCCTTGTTGACTATTTACGATATGTGCAAAGCCGTGGACCGCGGCATGACGATTCAAGGGGTGCGCTTGCTGGAAAAAAGCGGCGGCAAGTCCGGGCATTGGCGACGTGACGACGCTTAA
- a CDS encoding outer membrane protein assembly factor BamC: MLLRTLTYGLPCLLLTACADAPDKYRDTHHLELPPVLPIEHTNPQPAVAADDLKPKSALADLMAFTDEGGKPVLTLKTRPDRAWEMVATALKISNIEVLDKSQEDQRFQVRYDPDTSGKDVGLLRSLLNNDYDEAEYTIKLKEERRGLTVNANLTKPDDLEFGEDGSAELIRLLHKAIDEKIINRQPDKKTDE; the protein is encoded by the coding sequence ATGTTGTTAAGAACCCTGACTTACGGCCTACCGTGCCTGTTGCTGACAGCTTGCGCGGATGCGCCGGACAAATACCGCGACACCCATCACTTGGAACTGCCGCCGGTTTTACCGATAGAACACACCAATCCGCAGCCGGCAGTGGCTGCCGACGATTTAAAGCCCAAGTCGGCTCTGGCCGATTTGATGGCGTTTACCGACGAAGGGGGCAAGCCCGTGCTTACCTTAAAAACCCGCCCCGACCGGGCTTGGGAAATGGTCGCCACGGCATTGAAAATCAGCAATATCGAAGTGCTGGATAAAAGCCAGGAAGATCAACGCTTCCAGGTGCGTTATGACCCAGACACCAGCGGCAAGGATGTCGGCTTGTTGCGCTCCTTATTGAATAATGATTACGACGAAGCCGAGTACACCATCAAGTTGAAAGAAGAGCGGCGAGGCTTAACCGTCAATGCCAACCTAACAAAACCGGACGACTTGGAGTTTGGCGAAGATGGCTCGGCAGAGCTGATACGCCTGCTACACAAGGCCATAGACGAAAAAATCATCAACCGCCAACCTGACAAGAAGACCGACGAATAA